CCGCTCGCGGGGAAGTACTTGCGGAACCGTTATCTGGTCGCGAATTCACGTGGTCGTGCCCGTGGTACGGAAATCCGATTTGTCGCACGGAAAACGCGAGGAATAGGCCTCGATGTGAGGTACGTCCGGTTCGTGCCCGTATTGCGGAACACGCGGGCCGGGCGCCCACCACCTACGAAAGTCGGTCGCTCCGTCCACTCCGGACAGTCCACGGGTGACGGCAGTTCGGCCGTCAGGGCCGCGCTTCGAGCCGCCGGTCCACCGCGGCCGGCGCGAACTCGGCCTCGACGACCATCGCCACCGCCCCGCCGAGCGCTTCACCCCGGCCGCCGATTTCGACGCGCAGGTTCTGCGTCGAGCGCGGCAGCGCACGCTGGTAGAGCACCTCGCGGACGCCGGCCACGAAGTGCGGCTCGGCGAGGTCGCCGGCGATCACCAGCACGCCCGGGTTGACCACGCAGACCAGCGTCGCCAGCACCTCCCCCACCTGCCGCCCGGCGGCCTCGGCGAGCCGCACCGCGGCCGGTTCGCCGGCCAGGATCCGCTCGCGGACGCCCGAGCCCGACGTCGTCGGCAGGCCCAGCTCGGTCAGGCGCGCGGCCAGCGCGCCCCCGCCGGCGACCGCCGCCAGGCAGCCGAGCGAACCGCACAGGCAGCGCGCGTCCGGGTGCCCGGGCAGCCGGACGTGCCCGATGTCGCCCGCCCCGCCGTCGACGCCGCGGTACACCTCGCCACCGATGACCAGCCCGGCGCCGATCCCGGTGGACGCCTTGACCACGACCAGCGCGGCCGTGTCCGGGTAGCGGGCGCGGTACTCGCCCAGTGCCATCAGGTTCGCGTCGTTGTCGACCAGCACCGGCGCGCCGAAGCGCGCGCCGAGGAAGGCGTCGATCGGGTAGCCGTCCCAGCCGGGCATGATCGGCGGCTGCGTGACCCGGCCGCGGCCGGGTTCGACGGGGCCCGGCACGGAAATGCCCACGCCGCACACCGGGCGGCCCACCTCGGCCAGCATCGTCTCGAACCACTCCGCGATCCGGCCGAGCACCGGCTCCGGGCCGTCGGCGACGCGCAGCGCGCCCGCGCGGTGGTCCAGCCGCCGTCCGGCCAGGTCGGTGAGCGCGGCCTCGGCGTGCATCGTGTCGACGCTCGCGGCGAGGACGACGGCGTGCTGGTCGTCGAACCGCAGCCGGTGGGCCGGGCGGCCACCGGTGGAGTCCTCCTGGCCGCCCTCGACCAGCAGACCGGCCGCCTGGAGCCGGTCCAGCCGCGCGGTGAGCGTGGTGCGGGACAGCCCGCTGCGGGCGCGCAGGGCTTTTCTCGTGGTCGCCTGCCCGGTCCTGACCAGCCACAACAGCTCACCGGCGCTCGTCGGCGTCGTCATCCGCACCCCCTCTCCGGTGTGGTCCGCATCATCCCAGTCTCCACTTTTGTCCATTGACAAGACATAAGTGGGAGATAGATTGGACACATGGACGTAACATGGGGGCGTGCGGCGGCGGTCCTGGACGCCAACTGGCTCGGCTCGTCGACCGTGCCCTCGCGCTCGCTCTACCCGCACCAGTGGAGCTGGGACTCGGCGTTCATCGCGCTCGGCCTGCGTCACCTTTCGCCCTCGCGGGCCCGGCGCGAGCTGCTGACGCTGTTCTCCGCGCAGTGGCGCGACGGCCGGATCCCGCACATCCTCTTCAACCCCGACACCCCGCCCGAGGCGTACTTCCCCGGCCCGGACTTCTGGCGCGCGCGGCGGACGTCGGGGCTGGTCCAGCCGCCGGTGCACGCGCGGGCGGTGCTGGCGGTGCACGAGACCGACCCCGACCGCACGTTCCTCGCCACGCTGTACCCGAAGCTGCGGGCCTGGCACGAATACCTGCGGACCCACCGGGACGCCGGCGGGCGCGGGCTCGCGGCGATCGTGCACCCGTGGGAGTCCGGGATGGACAACAGCCCGGCCTGGGACGGGCCGCTCTCGCGCGTCACGCCGTCGGCCGGGTTCGTCCGCCGCGACCTGCAGCACGGCGCCGCGGCCGACCGCCCGAGCGACGAGGACTACGGCCGGTACGTCCGGCTCGCCGCGGACTACCGGGACAGCGGTTACCAGGACCCGGGCGCCTTCGTGGTGGAGGACCCGGGGTTCAACGCGCTGTTCGCCGACGCCGAGCTGGCGCTGGCCGCAATCGCCGAGGAGCTCGGCCTGCCCGCGGCGGCCGCCGCGCACCGCGAAGCCGCGGCGCGCGTCGAGAAGGCGATGCAGGAAACGTTGTGGGACAACGGCTTCTTCTTCGCCCGAGACGTCCGGACCGGCGTCCGGACGCGCGAGTACACCTGCGCCGGCCTGCTGCCGCTGCTGCTGCCGGACCTGGCCGTCGCCCCGGCCCTGCTGGCGACGGCCACCGGCCCGCGGTTCCGGCTCGGGCGCGTGCACGGCGTCCCGAGCCACGACCTGACCGCGCCGGAGTTCGACCCGGGCCGCTACTGGCGCGGCCCGTCGTGGTCCAACGTCGGCTGGCTGGTCCGGCAGGGGCTGCTGCGCCACGGCGAGCACGCCCTGGCGTCACGCCTGCGGGACGACCTCGTCGAAACGGCCGCCCGGACGGACTTCGCCGAGTACGTCGACCCGCTGACCGGCGCCGGGCACGGGGCCCGCTCGTTCGGCTGGACCGCGGCGCTGACCCTGGACCTCCTGGCTCAGCCCGCCGCCGTCGCGTAGTCCGAGCCCAGCCAGGTCTCGTCGATCCGGAGCCGCTTGTAGCGCGTGCTGTCGCTCGACGCCGCGTACGTACTCGTCACCTGGAGGCGGACGTACCTCGCCGTCACCGCGGACAGGTCGACGAACTGGACCCCGCGATGGCTCGGGAGCGTGCCGGACTTCACCGCGCTGCCCCAGTTCTTGCCGTCGCTCGACACGAACACCTGGTACGCCTTGATCCGCGCGGACTGTTCCGTGTCCGACCGGGCGTAGCTGACCGAGTCCTCCCGCTGGTTGACGCCGAGGTACTGGACCTTCTTCGCCGACCCTAGGTCGTAGTCCAGGGTGACCGGCAAGGTCTTGTTGTTGTCGAAGTACGTCAGGTAGTCGCCGTCGCTCGCCGCCTGTCCACTGTGGCCGCCGGCGGACGCGCTCGCCTTGAGCGTCACCGACTTCGGGTCGTACGTGCCGGTGCGGCCGGCCGTCTCGACCTTGAACACCGTGTCGTAGGTGTCCCACCCGGACAGCCCGGTCAGCGTCAGGCTGCCGCCGCCCTGGCTGAACGAAATCGCCGCGCCGGTGCGGAGGTTCGAGACGCCACGGACGCGGTAGCCGTTGTCACGGACCTTCAGCGTGCTCCCCGACGGCTTGGTCAGGACGTGCACGTACTGCGTGTCCCCCTTGATCGTGATGACGCCGTGCGCGCCGTCGTTCCAGAAGCCCGGTTGCATGCCGCCGTACATGTACCCGGCGCCCTCGGTGCCGCCGAGGGACTCCCAGATCGGGCTCAGGTAGGTGTCGGCGAAGGTGTTGAACGCCTCCTGGTTCGACGGGAACCTGCCGTTCACCATCGCCGTCTCGGCCATCAGCGACTTGATCGACGAGCCCGAGTTCGTCACCAGACGTCCGATGTTCAGCGCCTTGTTCACCGCCGAGTTCGAGCCGCCGTACCACCACGAACCCGTGTCGGGCAGCTTGAAGCACGCCTCCGTCAGCCGCGGCATCGCCGTGTAGGTCGCCTGCGGGTAGTCGTAGGACGGCGACATGCCGGTCTTCTGCTCGTTGCTGATCGTGTCCATGATCGGCGTGTCTTCGTTGTTGTTGCTCAGCAGGTAGTCCGGTCGCTGCCGGTAGATCTGGGCGTACAGGTCGTGCGACTCCCAGTAGGCGTTGTCGTTGTCGATCCAGAACCCGCCGAGGTCCGGGTAGTTCTTCATGACCTCGAAGAAGTTGTCGTAGCTGAACTGGCCGAAGCCGTCCTGGCTGTCGAGGTTCACATTCTTGCCCTTGTACTTCGAGTAGCCGGCGGAGTCGAGCCACTCGTGGCCGCCTTCGTCGTGCCACTGGGCGTCGTTGGTCATGTAGAGGACGACCTTGAGCCCCCGGGGTTTCGCCGCGGCGATCAGCTCGCCGAGGAAGTCCCGCCTGGTGGTACAGCTGCCGGGGATCTTCGACGGCCAGGCGCGCGAGTAGCCCAGCCGGCTG
This genomic window from Amycolatopsis mongoliensis contains:
- a CDS encoding ROK family transcriptional regulator translates to MTTPTSAGELLWLVRTGQATTRKALRARSGLSRTTLTARLDRLQAAGLLVEGGQEDSTGGRPAHRLRFDDQHAVVLAASVDTMHAEAALTDLAGRRLDHRAGALRVADGPEPVLGRIAEWFETMLAEVGRPVCGVGISVPGPVEPGRGRVTQPPIMPGWDGYPIDAFLGARFGAPVLVDNDANLMALGEYRARYPDTAALVVVKASTGIGAGLVIGGEVYRGVDGGAGDIGHVRLPGHPDARCLCGSLGCLAAVAGGGALAARLTELGLPTTSGSGVRERILAGEPAAVRLAEAAGRQVGEVLATLVCVVNPGVLVIAGDLAEPHFVAGVREVLYQRALPRSTQNLRVEIGGRGEALGGAVAMVVEAEFAPAAVDRRLEARP
- a CDS encoding MGH1-like glycoside hydrolase domain-containing protein, which codes for MDVTWGRAAAVLDANWLGSSTVPSRSLYPHQWSWDSAFIALGLRHLSPSRARRELLTLFSAQWRDGRIPHILFNPDTPPEAYFPGPDFWRARRTSGLVQPPVHARAVLAVHETDPDRTFLATLYPKLRAWHEYLRTHRDAGGRGLAAIVHPWESGMDNSPAWDGPLSRVTPSAGFVRRDLQHGAAADRPSDEDYGRYVRLAADYRDSGYQDPGAFVVEDPGFNALFADAELALAAIAEELGLPAAAAAHREAAARVEKAMQETLWDNGFFFARDVRTGVRTREYTCAGLLPLLLPDLAVAPALLATATGPRFRLGRVHGVPSHDLTAPEFDPGRYWRGPSWSNVGWLVRQGLLRHGEHALASRLRDDLVETAARTDFAEYVDPLTGAGHGARSFGWTAALTLDLLAQPAAVA
- a CDS encoding discoidin domain-containing protein: MSGTFLRRVFAACASMLVVAGLVAAPASADLQKPSQQWLRDSQAGLFLHWGMRTSPGYTSCGAWEKAITDGGWSPAYWVTEAKKLHASYLVLASFHSRLGYSRAWPSKIPGSCTTRRDFLGELIAAAKPRGLKVVLYMTNDAQWHDEGGHEWLDSAGYSKYKGKNVNLDSQDGFGQFSYDNFFEVMKNYPDLGGFWIDNDNAYWESHDLYAQIYRQRPDYLLSNNNEDTPIMDTISNEQKTGMSPSYDYPQATYTAMPRLTEACFKLPDTGSWWYGGSNSAVNKALNIGRLVTNSGSSIKSLMAETAMVNGRFPSNQEAFNTFADTYLSPIWESLGGTEGAGYMYGGMQPGFWNDGAHGVITIKGDTQYVHVLTKPSGSTLKVRDNGYRVRGVSNLRTGAAISFSQGGGSLTLTGLSGWDTYDTVFKVETAGRTGTYDPKSVTLKASASAGGHSGQAASDGDYLTYFDNNKTLPVTLDYDLGSAKKVQYLGVNQREDSVSYARSDTEQSARIKAYQVFVSSDGKNWGSAVKSGTLPSHRGVQFVDLSAVTARYVRLQVTSTYAASSDSTRYKRLRIDETWLGSDYATAAG